In the Streptomyces coeruleoprunus genome, CACGGCAAGGGGGCGCCCCGCCGGTCACTCCGGCGGGGCGCCCCCTTCGTCCGTCCGTACGGCGCCGGCTTCAGCCCAGCGCCGACTTCACCACGTCCGCGAGCTGACCGGCCACCGAGCGGGCCTGCTCGATGTCGGCGGCCTCGACCATCACCCGGACGAGGGGCTCCGTGCCCGACGGGCGCAGCAGCACCCGGCCGGTGGTGCCGAGGACCCGCTCGGCGTCGGCCACGGCGTGGCCCAGTTCGGCGGAGGTCTTCACCCGGGACTTGTCGACGTTCTTGACGTTGATCAGGACCTGCGGCAGCCGCTCCATCACGCCCGCCAGCTCCGCCAGCGACCGCCCGGTCGCCGCGACGCGCGCGGCCAGCAGCAGACCGGTCAGGGTGCCGTCGCCGGTCGTGGCGTGGTCCAGGACGATGACGTGCCCGGACTGCTCGCCGCCCAGCGCGTAGCCCTTGTCCTTCATCTCCTCGAGCACGTACCGGTCACCGACCGCGGTCTGGACGAGCTGGAGGCCCTCGCGCTCCATCGCCAGCTTGAAGCCCAGGTTCGACATGACCGTCGCGACAACGGTGTCGCCGCGCAGCGTGCCCGCCTCCCGCATGGCCAGCGCCAGCACGGCGAGGATCTGGTCGCCGTCCACCTCGGCGCCGGTGTGGTCCACGGCCAGGCAGCGGTCGGCGTCGCCGTCGTGCGCGATGCCCAGGTCGGCGCCGTGCTCGAGGACGGCGGCGCGCAGCATCTCCAGGTGCGTGGAGCCGCAGCCGTCGTTGATGTTGAGCCCGTCGGGCGTGGCGCCGATGGTGACGACCTCGGCACCGGCCTGCGCGAACGCGGCGGGCGAGACGCGGGACGCGGCGCCGTGCGCCTCGTCGAGCACGATCTTCAGGCCTTCGAGGCGGTTCGGCAGCGCCGAGAGCAGATGCGCGATGTACTCGTCGGCGCCCTGCTCGTAGTCCTTGACGCGGCCCACGCCCGCGCCGGTCGGCCGGTCCCACGGCTCGCCGGTGCGGTGCTGCTCGTACACGGCCTCGATCCGGTCCTCCAGGTCGTCGGCCAGTTTGTGACCGCCGCGCGCGAAGAACTTGATGCCGTTGTCCGGCATGGCGTTGTGCGAGGCGGACAGCATCACGCCGAGGTCGGCACCCAGCGACCCGGTCAGGTAGGCCACGGCCGGGGTGGGCAGCACACCGACGCGCAGGACGTCGACGCCGGCACTCGCGAGGCCCGCCACGACGGCGGCCTCCAGGAACTCTCCCGACGCACGCGGGTCACGCCCGACCACCGCGGTCGGCCGATGCCCCTCGAAGGTCCCCGCCTCGGCGAGCACGTGCGCCGCCGCGACCGACAGGCCGAGCGCCAGCTCCGCCGTCAGGTCCGCGTTGGCGACACCGCGCACGCCATCCGTGCCGAAGAGTCGTCCCACAGCTGTCCTCCATTGCGATCCACAGGCGTCCCCAGCGACGCCCGCCACTGGCCCCTGAAAGGGGCGCGCCCCGGCGGCACACAGAATGTGCCGCCGGGGCGTACCTTACGAGCAGACCGAGCAGGCGCGAGATTAGCGCTTGCTGTACTGCGGGGCCTTGCGGGCCTTCTTGAGACCGGCCTTCTTGCGCTCGACGGCACGGTCGTCGCGGCTCAGGAAGCCGGCCTTCTTCAGCGGGCCGCGGTTGTTGTCCACGTCCGCCTCGTTGAGGGCGCGGGCCACGCCGAGGCGCAGGGCGCCGGCCTGACCGGAGACGCCGCCGCCGGAGATGCGGGCGATGACGTCGTAGCGGTTGTCGAG is a window encoding:
- the glmM gene encoding phosphoglucosamine mutase, producing MGRLFGTDGVRGVANADLTAELALGLSVAAAHVLAEAGTFEGHRPTAVVGRDPRASGEFLEAAVVAGLASAGVDVLRVGVLPTPAVAYLTGSLGADLGVMLSASHNAMPDNGIKFFARGGHKLADDLEDRIEAVYEQHRTGEPWDRPTGAGVGRVKDYEQGADEYIAHLLSALPNRLEGLKIVLDEAHGAASRVSPAAFAQAGAEVVTIGATPDGLNINDGCGSTHLEMLRAAVLEHGADLGIAHDGDADRCLAVDHTGAEVDGDQILAVLALAMREAGTLRGDTVVATVMSNLGFKLAMEREGLQLVQTAVGDRYVLEEMKDKGYALGGEQSGHVIVLDHATTGDGTLTGLLLAARVAATGRSLAELAGVMERLPQVLINVKNVDKSRVKTSAELGHAVADAERVLGTTGRVLLRPSGTEPLVRVMVEAADIEQARSVAGQLADVVKSALG